The stretch of DNA TCGGCGCAAGGAGAGAGGATGggtgggagagagaaaggggtggagagaggaaggagagatgcATGAAAGATAAAGATGCCCAGTCAGCACGCCATGTCATCGATACTTGCTCACGTGGAGGAGTATGGACCTGCGGTGAACGACTTAGaaagtttagggacccaaaAATACACTTTCGAAGTTGATGGACCTATATAACACACTCTTACACGTTTATGGACCTCCCATGCATTTTACTCCGGAATAAACTACTGAGTTTCCCCTTCCCGCGCCCCAActcaggtcgccgccgcccgctccgctccgctccaccTCCACCCTTAAACCCTTGTCGGCTCATAGCGAGGACCCCGAGGAGCATCAACCACCACCGCAGCAGCGCCGTCGCGTCCGGCCCGCCATGTGCGGCAGGGCCCGGTGCACCCTCAGCGCGGCGCAGGCCGCCCGGGCCTTCGGCTTCcccaccaccgccgcggccgcgggtcccgacggcggcgcgggggatgCCCCCGCCGTGCGGACGCTCGACCTGGACCGGTAGGACCATTCTCGAGGTATTTCGAAGCCCAGGCAGCTGCGTCTCATACTCAGGTTCCGGGTTCCGGGTTGGGCCGCAGGTTTCGGCCGTCGTACAACGTGTCCCCGGGGGCGTACCTGCCGGTGGGCACCGTGCGGGCGCAGCCGGCGGCTGGCGGCGACGGAGGGCGAGGGGGTGACGGGGCGGAGCCGGTGATCCAGTCCATGAAGTGGGGGCTGGTGCCCAGCTTCACCGGCAAGACAGAGAAGCCCGACCATTTCAGGATGGTATGTATAGCCTTGTGAATTGGCTGCTACATGGCCTCAACGTTTGTGTTCTTACGCCTGAATTAATTGCTGTGGATCAAATACTTCCTTTGTTTAGAGTTAGCTTTTGATGATAATACAGGGAGAAATCAAATCTAAAGAACTCTTAGGAGAATGTAATTAAAAAGGGTACAAAGTaggtctttttttttcatgttttagcATTTGCATTGTAGCTTGGCATTCTAATGTAAATATGCAATTTTCCTTCCTCCTAAGTTTGACATTAGCAATGCATGGCCAAAATATTGGTAGGTTAAGTAcgttatatttttgaaaataatgTGTGAAGTACTGAAGTTTATGTGCAACCAATGTGTGTGAAATACTTCTTATCACTTATTAATGCTGAGAGTACACATTAGAGTTTGCAGAAATTTAAAGTGCACATTGTGAATTTGTGTTATCGACCATGTAAGAAGAATCTAATTTTTTTCATAGTGTATAGAAGACTTCCTAGTTCCTACTTCGTCATTTTATTGGTTGCCCATCCAAAATTACTGTGCTACATTTGCCAGTCCAATTTTTCACCTCTACTCATTGCAATCTTAAAAGTCTACGTATCCCTGTCAATTGCCATGTCCTCTTTCTATTTTCCTCTGCTTTTAATCAATACTtttgtcctcctcctcctcttcctcttcttcttcttcttcttccaaatGGTCATCGGATTCGGCACAGCCCCTGGTTAGATTAAGGTCAAGTAAATGTAGCACATAGGAATGACCATGGAAAATTATGGGACCTCTGGACCAGCACTGGTCAGACTGGTGCCATTCGCAGCTGCAATTTGGCAGTTGTGGGAGCTATAAAGTGATTTCGATTATTGTGATGTGAGAGCTGGAGATCGATGGTAATCGATTTGGAAGGGTTGAAAAGAGTTTCCATGCAAGCtggaaaagaaagagaatatGCCCCAAAAAAAGTGGAAATGACAGTTCGTATCCGATTTTAGGGTGCCTTAGGTAGACATAAAAATTGCAGACAAATTGTAAAATCTGTAAGTCATGTCTAGCTACATGCCAATATCCATCTGATTGATATTACATTTGTAATATCCATCTAAGTTTTCATCCAAATTGAGTTATTAGTGTTATTTACATTTCATGACTCTATTTTTTTCGTTCAGTAATTGATCCTATCTTTTTTTATGGATTAATTGGTTTTTCCATGCAGTTCAATGCCAGGTCAGAGTCTGTAAAAGAAAAGGCTTCATTCCGGCGATTAATCCCGAAGAATAGGTGCCTTGTTGCAGTAGAAGGGTATGGAAATATGGCCAATGCTGATCTTTGCAGCTTCTATTAATGCAAATATGCAATGCCACATCTTcattctccctccctccttcctctccaaGTGTTATTTGGCGTGTCCCAAAAAATTCTTCCGAATCGGACACCCGCACCAGTGTCCATGTAACACTGTCTGGAACACTTCCCGGCTCTTGTTCTACACTTGTACTACTGGACCAAGAACAAGTGCACACTTTATAAAATAAGTTATGTTAGTCAGCTTCAGTATGAATGATTCCgttggtgtcctgacccggcggtccggacccaaccagtgatgatgctgcgtgttcctcgtcccagatgttgatgcaagaggcaacacagtaacgcacgggtttatcctggttccggccgtggggccgtacgtccagcaaaggggtgtgcgagagcactgtactgtcctgcaccgggggtgcctgtagtagggggtacaagcgaggcgagagagggagggaagctcccaagtatCTGCTAGAgggggagttgattgaggcgagtgccaatatcggggcttagaagagcgtatgtgctctgtgagtagtgctgagcattgtgttctaccgaatgggccgaccccccTAAGGGaaggcccgcctcctccttttatagacacaaggagggacggtgtacatgtacaggggatcgtggaagtcgtcgtcttctcccgaatgaggtatggggagttggcagtatagtagctggagcagtgccgagcacgttttgcactgcgtcgcaggttcccacagtgtcgtcacagcgtccggaatggcggagcagtgaccggagttggcggacgagactccggtcaccgccactatggggaatggcggcctgacgccgtctgacccgggcgctgtggaggagtggttggcattagtgcctccgtacggcgggcgggtgagtggaagggccgtttgtactttctgccgaggggtggcctcgagcgaggcggaggcgcggggcgcggtcgagagcttcggcggggagccctcgagcgaggcggatatcaccccgcgggtccgagggggtgcggatgggccgcactgcgtacgtgggccgcgtgttgggcttctttgagtcctttcctttcttccaggtcGGAAGGAGGTTGCAGGCCTTCGTGGACCTGGTTGCCcagcatgtgtttgcgtttttaggacgattttagtcccctgattagggtgcccctaaccATGGTATCCGACAGATTCATACAAAAGAAAGGTTACAATCTTATATTTCACAAACATGGTGATTCACTTGCAAATTGCAATAATATAATAGCATGTATATTCCAGTTTAGCTTATCACTCTTGAATGTAGGGAAAATCTTATTATGCTTCACTttgtattattatttatatgcTTTACCATGAGCCTtccatttataaacagattacAATTTACTTCACTCTGTGTATGCTTTTGTTTCAGTCTGCATTTGAACTTCCTGTGAAGAGAAGACATAATCTGTTGAGTTATATTGCTTTATTGATCATGCATTAGCTTATGGATTTAGGTTCTATGAGTGGAAAAAGGATGGATCAAAAAAGCAGCCATACTACATACATTTTCAAGATCACAGGCCTCTTGTCTTTGCGGCCCTTTATGACACGTGGACAAATTCAGAAGGTTAGGATGCTTACTTTTTGCAACATTACTtttacatctttttttttttgcaaaaaaaacatttatCAGTATTGTCTACTCTTTACCTTAGGAGAGATCGTCCATACGTTTACTATTTTGACTACTCGCGCATCAACTTCTCTAAAATGGCTTCATGGTTAGTGATCCTACTCTTATCTCCAGTATCTCTGAATTCAAATTTGCATCTGATTGATCATTCTTCAGCTGCATTCAAATGGATGCTCctgtttattcttttcttttacaTTTTATTAAGTTATCCTATTTTGTACAATTTTTCACTACAACATTTAATGAGATTACCGGATGGTTAATTTCTGAATGCTCTTCTCTTGTCAGTTCCATATTCCTTTTGAAAAATTGTTGTTTGGAGCATGGAAAGAGATTTCAGCTTTAAATTTCACAGTAGTAGCATGTTGCCTGCTAAGCACGAACCTATTATTGTTAGACCTTCCACCAAACGATCACCAATGAAAAGCTTAAGTTTGGTCCCACTGGTTTTTGGAACGTGTAATATTTCTTCACATCAACATGATAAATAAGTATAATCCAAGCACCGGAACAAACTTGACTCGGCTAGCACAGCTCATAGTGGCTGCACATTGGCAAAAATGGACGGAATCAGCTGAGCACATGGGGTTGCTTTTTGCAACGAAGTGGCCTAGGGGTTGGGCATTTGCAACAAGACGTCTTATGGGATAGTATCTCAAAATCTAAGTGACATATGGGGTGATTTTTACAATTTTCCCTTTATTCTATAATCTATACTAAAACTGCACATGTTTCATTTCTTCCCAACAGTGCTAATACTTTGTCTCATGAATATATtatcctcttttctttttagtcaTTTTTTTCAGCATGGGTTATGTAATAATTGcagtttatttttttattaaaaaaatgattTCCCCTGTCTAGCATAGACTGGCATGATGGACAGCAAATCTGCTTTTAtgtttagattttattttttgaCGGAATATGTTTAGATTTTATTTGTGTAGCAAATATCTGAGTGTGGTATTTTGTGGCAGACAGAATGCCTGTGATCTTAGGCGATAATGACTCTGTTAATGTTTGGTTAAATGATGCTTCTGTAAAGCTTGAAGAACTTACTGCACCTTACGAAGGAACTGATCTTGTAAGTCCGTGCTGTGCATTGTGTTATCACTACATATATTATCTCCTTGCAGTGCTGGTGGAGGTACTCGCCTGGCCTAGTTCTGTGGGCCCTGCCTATTACGGCTTATTCAGTGGGGGGACGTGTTTCCCTGCTGAATTAGTTTTTTAGTCTCCTTTATGATTCTGGTTTCTGCTAAAGAATAGTATCTTCTGATAAAATTGTTGTTCAAATTAACTATTATTTGTTCTTTTACCCTGAGAAAGCTACATTTCCAAGCACTAGATAAGTTAATGTTTCTGTTAAGATCTTTTCTCATTAAATTATGCTAGTAGCaaatttctatttctcttgAAATCTTAATGGTATAATTATATTGATTGATCTATCTGTAGGTTTGGTATCCAGTTACACCAGCAATGGGTAAAACATCTTTTGACGGTCCTGAGTGCATCAAAGAGGTAAAAATACTCTGCCTTAGTAGGTGTTGGATGGATGCTAACTGTGAGGGAGTGAACTGTTgacatcaattttttttactaGACCTGCTTGTGTGATAGTTGCGATAATTTTGGTACAATGGATCCTAAATGGTCTATTGTTTAAAAGCTTACTGTACTTCCTGGGTCCACCCCTTTGCTATCTTTGCTGCCATACAGATCTAGGTGCAGTGCTGCTgtgtcttctgtcttctccgCTCTAGATTCTGGCCTGCTGACATACAGCGCGTCAGCGCCAAGCCCACATTAGGTGACAAGTCCTGGTATTCAAGTGCTCGATGCCATGCAGGCTATACTTGTCCTCTATCTTGCATCTCATCCTCGTTCAACACCTCCTTTCCAGTGTCCTCAACATGCAGCTCTCTTGCCaaccttatattttttttttctagaatgcAATGCGAGCtatgtatctttgtattaaggaATGATTAAAATTTAGCAGCGCAATTGTTAGACAATCGCTTCCCCACCCTCATGTAACAGGTATTGATTatacaagaaacaaaacaaCCAAGGAAAAACACTAGCCTTCAGGCCTCATTCATTTTATTTCTTGCTATTGTGCACAGCCATGCACAGCCCATCTTCTATGCAATGCCGCTGGTGCATTTCCACCCATCCTCTTTCCTGTGTGTGCACCTCCAAGTGCGCCTGCTCATTGTGAACTGTCAGTGCTCCAACCACGATTGGAGGTACTTGACTTTGTGTCATATAATCCTATAGTATGGCCTTTTGTCAGATGTGTTGCGAAAGTACATGAGTATACTATACACTAGTGTAATACAAGAATCCATGAACTAATGTCTGTATTCAAGTCACTGCAGGTGTAACCTTTTAATCACTTGTATGATTATAGATGAGTATTACTACAATATGTTGAACAATACATGAGTATTTACTAATTCAAAATGTACAGCTGCTCTCACTTTCGTTCTTGAAGGTTATTAGTTGTAGTGGACCTTAGTTAGGTCATATTAAAATGCGAgtttctgctgctgcatgttgaACCTCCATTAAAGATAAAAACATGGTTCTTATTTGAGGAAGATCATTGATTTCATCTGCTACCCCTTACCCCTGCTTACAGTGAGACATTTGATGAACATTTTATGTTATATtttttactccctccattccaaattttgggtcgtttgacttttttaaccccaactttgaccactcgtcttattcaaaaaatttatgcaaacatagtcaaatttaagtcattctcgaagaacttgtattgataaagcaagccacaacaaaagaagtggtattttgcataaatttttgaataagacgagtggtcaaacttgagatcaaaaaagtcaaacgacctataatttggaaaggACGGAGTAGTTACATGTAATATCTGAATATACAACTGTTGGTTTCCTTCAACACTAAGAGGTAGTGTTTGAAATATTTAATATTGACACTATTTTGTTCTAAATAAAATTCAACTTTTGCCCTGTCATCAATGCTACAGTTTTGCAGCTTCGTGGCTCTGTCATTAGGCTTTGATCACAGTTCTTGGATTTATAAGAAGCAACAACACATGCTATGATTAATTTTTGACAATCTGCCAAGTTTCAGGTGCGTTTGGGACCAAGTGAAAAGCCTATTTCAAAGTTTTTCACCAAGAAATCTACTGCCCACGATCAATCAGTGAATCCTGAAAAAATAACTCCAGAGTTTGCAGAAACGCATGCTTCCAGAGCTTCAAAGGTGGAATGCGATGAGTCAGTAGAAAATCAACCAGAGGACGTCAACCAACAACAGTCTGGAGAGAAGCAAGCTACTTATAGCACTGTCAAAGATGAACCTGTCAGCTTGGAACACCAAGTTTTTGGAAAACCTCGGAGCAATAAGGATGAAGATACTATGACATCGACTGATATTACTACTGAGAAACAAGATGATTTGGGGACCAAGAGAAAGATCAAGGATACTGAAGTTAAAGCAGAGATTATGGAGAACAGTGGTTGGTCGCACTCACAGCCTACAACTACAAAGAAGGCTAAAGGGGCAAAAGCTGCTTCAGATGGCCAGGCATCGCTGCTTTCGTATTTTGCAAAGAAGTAGCTTCGCACGATTTATCTGCATTTTGCTTAGCTGTGCCTGTGCGGTATAACTGAACTCTTGCTTATCCTCCGTGCTTATGTCAACTTCACGATTCCTTTTGTTTCTTCTCCAATGCCCGGCACGGCTGTTTAAGCGCCCTTCCTGAGGTGGCCAGTGTATGTTGCCGCCAGGCATAATGGTTGTAGATAATCTGTAGTTGTGCCAAAAGTTAGACAGGCATATTGGCTAATGTTTTAAGTTGGCATATTTGCAAGTGCAAGAAGTCGACATGCCGTTGGTACATAATAGACGTTTTATATGATAGAAGTCAGGACGTAGGCTACAATATTTCACATAATAATGGTGTTCACCAAGGAGGCAAGGACCTTTGGGTTCACGATCTGGAGCACATGCACCAAATTTAAAAGATCGCGGATAGATGTTTCGGCAGGGTTTTGAGTTTAACTGAATCTGATTATTTGACAAAACTGGCTGACTCGACGTTTCTCCCGAATCGGTTGCACAAGGCTGACTCTCCTTAGAACAGGAAAAAGTATGGCAAATAGGACCTCTTCCTAAGGCCTCCTCCAACAACCTggctaaaataattttttaactAACGAACAGTGAAAAGATTCTCTCGATAGCGTTTCGCTCGCCGCTGGTCGCGAACGTTGCCCGATGCCTTTTCCTCTCACACGCACATTTCCCGAGCACCTGATAAACCTGTGTCGAGCTCCTCTCTCCTCCTAGTTTGCTGGCGAAATCTCTAGCGTCGTTGGAGGAGGCTTAAGAAAGAATCAAGGtcaactcaaaaaaaaaaaagagagagaggaaagaatCAAGGCGAGCCACTATCTTACGGCTTCGCGGAGCCTCCTCCATTTCTGTgaagcatttttttttcaaaatataggGCAGCTCGCAGCACATTTCGCAAGAACGCATCGCCTGCATAATCATGTGGTGATAGTCCAGAAATTTCAGCCGGGGGATAGCCGACTGGGCCATAAAGAAATTTTTACGGGAGCATGCCAAGTTGCATGAAGCGTTGCTGCATTCGCCCAGTGGACTGGGCTGGGCTGGTATGTCAGTATCACTGTATCACCATCGACTAGACTTGTGTGGCCAC from Panicum virgatum strain AP13 chromosome 9K, P.virgatum_v5, whole genome shotgun sequence encodes:
- the LOC120648305 gene encoding abasic site processing protein HMCES-like isoform X2, with translation MCGRARCTLSAAQAARAFGFPTTAAAAGPDGGAGDAPAVRTLDLDRFRPSYNVSPGAYLPVGTVRAQPAAGGDGGRGGDGAEPVIQSMKWGLVPSFTGKTEKPDHFRMFNARSESVKEKASFRRLIPKNRCLVAVEGFYEWKKDGSKKQPYYIHFQDHRPLVFAALYDTWTNSEGDNDSVNVWLNDASVKLEELTAPYEGTDLVWYPVTPAMGKTSFDGPECIKEVRLGPSEKPISKFFTKKSTAHDQSVNPEKITPEFAETHASRASKVECDESVENQPEDVNQQQSGEKQATYSTVKDEPVSLEHQVFGKPRSNKDEDTMTSTDITTEKQDDLGTKRKIKDTEVKAEIMENSGWSHSQPTTTKKAKGAKAASDGQASLLSYFAKK
- the LOC120648305 gene encoding abasic site processing protein HMCES-like isoform X1 yields the protein MCGRARCTLSAAQAARAFGFPTTAAAAGPDGGAGDAPAVRTLDLDRFRPSYNVSPGAYLPVGTVRAQPAAGGDGGRGGDGAEPVIQSMKWGLVPSFTGKTEKPDHFRMFNARSESVKEKASFRRLIPKNRCLVAVEGFYEWKKDGSKKQPYYIHFQDHRPLVFAALYDTWTNSEGEIVHTFTILTTRASTSLKWLHDRMPVILGDNDSVNVWLNDASVKLEELTAPYEGTDLVWYPVTPAMGKTSFDGPECIKEVRLGPSEKPISKFFTKKSTAHDQSVNPEKITPEFAETHASRASKVECDESVENQPEDVNQQQSGEKQATYSTVKDEPVSLEHQVFGKPRSNKDEDTMTSTDITTEKQDDLGTKRKIKDTEVKAEIMENSGWSHSQPTTTKKAKGAKAASDGQASLLSYFAKK